One Gossypium raimondii isolate GPD5lz chromosome 3, ASM2569854v1, whole genome shotgun sequence genomic window carries:
- the LOC105794825 gene encoding sterol 14-demethylase, producing MEADDKFLNMGILIVATLVVAKLISFLIMPRSKRRVPPVIKSWPVIGGLLRFMKGPIVMIREEYPKLGSVFTLNLFNKKITFLIGPEVSAHFFKASESDLSQQEVYQFNVPTFGPGVVFDVDYSIRQEQFRFFTEALRVNKLKGYVDQMVTEAEDYFSKWGDSGEVDLKYELEHLIILTASRCLLGREVRDKLFDDVSALFHDLDNGMLPISVIFPYLPIPAHRRRDQARKKLAEIFANIISSRKNAGKYENDMLQYFIDSKYKDGRPTTETEITGLLIAALFAGQHTSSITSTWTGAYLLRHKEFLSAVVEEQKKLMRKHGGNVDHDVLSEMDTLYRCIKEALRLHPPLIMLLRSSHSDFSVKTRDGKEYDIPKGHIVATSPAFANRLPHIYKDPDTYDPDRFSVGREEDKAAGAFSYISFGGGRHGCLGEPFAYLQIKAIWSHLLRNFEFELVSPFPEIDWNAMVVGVKGKVMVRYKRRQLSVE from the exons ATGGAAGCAGACGACAAGTTTTTGAACATGGGTATTCTCATAGTAGCCACTCTGGTAGTGGCCAAACTCATATCGTTCCTCATAATGCCCAGATCTAAGAGGCGGGTGCCGCCAGTAATCAAAAGCTGGCCGGTAATTGGTGGGCTCCTTCGATTCATGAAAGGGCCCATCGTGATGATCCGGGAGGAGTACCCAAAGCTCGGCAGTGTTTTCACGTTGAACCTgtttaacaagaaaataactttcTTGATCGGACCTGAGGTTTCAGCACACTTCTTTAAGGCTTCAGAATCAGACCTCAGCCAACAGGAAGTTTATCAGTTCAATGTTCCGACTTTCGGCCCTGGTGTGGTGTTTGATGTGGATTACTCAATAAGGCAAGAGCAGTTCCGGTTCTTTACGGAGGCCCTTCGAGTTAATAAACTTAAGGGTTATGTAGATCAGATGGTTACTGAAGCTGAG GACTACTTCTCTAAATGGGGGGATAGTGGTGAGGTGGACCTCAAATATGAGTTGGAGCATCTGATTATCTTGACGGCTAGCAGGTGTCTTTTGGGTCGAGAAGTACGTGATAAGCTTTTCGATGATGTGTCTGCACTCTTTCATGATCTTGATAATGGCATGCTCCCTATCAGTGTTATCTTCCCTTACCTGCCCATCCCTGCTCATCGCCGTCGTGATCAAGCTCGAAAGAAGCTTGCAGAAATCTTTGCAAATATCATTTCCTCTCGTAAAAATGCTGGCAAGTACGAGAATGATATGTTGCAATACTTCATTGACTCTAAGTACAAAGATGGTCGTCCAACTACAGAGACTGAAATAACTGGCTTGCTCATTGCTGCGCTCTTTGCCGGGCAGCATACCAGTTCCATTACCTCAACTTGGACAGGTGCCTATCTCCTTCGTCATAAGGAGTTCCTATCAGCAGTGGTGGAGGAGCAGAAAAAACTAATGCGAAAGCATGGAGGCAATGTTGATCATGATGTTTTATCTGAGATGGACACCTTGTACCGGTGCATTAAGGAAGCCCTGAGACTTCACCCTCCACTGATTATGCTTCTGCGCAGCTCACACAGTGATTTTAGTGTAAAAACACGAGACGGGAAAGAGTATGACATCCCGAAGGGTCACATAGTTGCAACATCACCAGCATTTGCAAACAGGCTTCCTCATATTTACAAGGATCCAGACACATATGATCCTGATAGATTCAGTGTTGGGAGGGAAGAAGACAAGGCAGCAGGGGCTTTCTCGTATATTTCCTTTGGAGGAGGCAGGCATGGTTGCCTTGGTGAACCGTTTGCTTACCTTCAGATAAAGGCTATATGGAGCCATTTGTTGAGGAACTTCGAGTTTGAGCTTGTGTCACCTTTCCCTGAGATTGACTGGAATGCTATGGTGGTTGGCGTGAAAGGGAAGGTGATGGTTCGTTACAAGCGGCGACAGCTTTCTGTTGAATAG
- the LOC105794827 gene encoding probable beta-1,4-xylosyltransferase IRX10: protein MRKWFWGFLFIAFGFVCSIAAERNPRTERISGSAGDVLEDDPVGRLKVYVYELPSKYNKKILQKDPRCLSHMFAAEIYMHRFLLSSPVRTLNPEEADWFYTPIYATCDLTPTGLPLPFKSPRMVRSAIQLISSSWPYWNRTEGADHFFVVPHDFGACFHYQEEKAIERGILPILQRATLVQTFGQRNHVCLNEGSITIPPYAPPQKMQARQIPLDTPRSIFVYFRGLFYDVNNDPEGGYYARGARAAVWENFKNNPLFDISTEHPTTYYEDMQRAIFCLCPLGWAPWSPRLVEAVVFGCIPVIIADDIVLPFADAIPWEEIGVFVAEEDVPKLDTILTSIPPEVILRKQRLLANPSMKRAMLFPQPALPRDAFHQILNGLARKLPHQKSIYLKPGEKILNWTAGPVGDLKPW from the exons ATGAGGAAATGGTTCTGGGGTTTTCTTTTCATTGcttttggttttgtttgtagCATTGCCGCTGAGCGCAACCCTCGCACTGAGAGAATTTCTG GAAGTGCTGGTGATGTGTTGGAAGACGATCCAGTAGGGAGGTTAAAAGTTTATGTATACGAGCTTCCGAGCAAATACAACAAGAAAATCCTTCAAAAAGACCCCAGATGTCTTTCACACATGTTTGCTGCTGAGATCTACATGCACAGGTTCCTTTTATCTAGTCCTGTTCGAACCCTCAATCCAGAGGAAGCTGATTGGTTTTATACCCCTATCTATGCCACTTGTGATCTTACACCTACTGGTTTGCCATTGCCCTTCAAGTCTCCACGGATGGTGAGAAGTGCTATACAGCTTATTTCCTCAAGCTGGCCTTACTGGAATAGAACAGAGGGTGCTGATCATTTCTTTGTTGTACCCCATGATTTTGGAGCATGCTTTCATTATCAG GAAGAGAAAGCAATTGAGAGGGGGATCCTTCCAATCCTGCAGCGTGCTACCTTGGTTCAGACATTTGGACAACGGAACCATGTGTGCTTGAACGAGGGTTCAATCACAATTCCTCCTTATGCTCCCCCTCAAAAGATGCAGGCCCGCCAGATTCCACTAGATACTCCACGGTCTATTTTTGTCTACTTCCGTGGATTGTTTTATGATGTGAATAATGACCCTGAAGGTGGCTACTACGCAAG AGGTGCAAGGGCAGCTGTTTGGGAGAACTTCAAGAACAATCCACTTTTCGACATCTCCACTGAACATCCAACTACTTACTACGAGGACATGCAACGAGCTATATTCTGCTTGTGCCCACTAGGGTGGGCACCCTGGAGTCCTAGGCTAGTGGAAGCTGTGGTATTTGGGTGCATTCCTGTCATCATTGCTGATGATATAGTGTTACCCTTTGCTGATGCTATTCCATGGGAGGAAATCGGAGTGTTTGTTGCAGAAGAAGATGTTCCTAAGTTAGATACGATTCTCACATCTATACCACCGGAAGTAATATTAAGGAAACAGAGGCTTCTGGCTAACCCTTCGATGAAACGAGCCATGTTGTTCCCGCAACCTGCACTGCCACGAGATGCTTTCCATCAAATATTGAATGGGCTAGCTCGTAAATTGCCACATCAGAAGAGTATATACTTGAAGCCTGGTGAAAAGATTTTGAACTGGACAGCAGGACCAGTTGGGGACTTGAAACCGTGGTGA